In the genome of Synchiropus splendidus isolate RoL2022-P1 chromosome 2, RoL_Sspl_1.0, whole genome shotgun sequence, the window TTATAAGAGAGCAAGGCAGGTTGGAACAAGTGGAGACAACTGTCATGGGTGATCTGTGAGAGAAGAGTAGCAGTAAGAAAACTCTATAGTAGTGATGTGTTCGCTGTGTCGACCCTTCGGTGCGTGTACCGAGTAATCTGGCAGCGAGTATATGAACAGCGCACCGAGAAATGTTCAAATGACGCATCTGATGACGTAGCTGAAGACGGTTGAAGCCTCGAACAGACCGTACCACGTGACCggttcaggaagtggatcgaGCAGTTTAATTCCCGATTTAAGCGGCACAAAGCGCAATGGAGGTCCCCCGTTTTGTCACGTTTTGTGAGCATTTGGGACCgttttgtgagcagctgtgtGTCGATTATCGATTACTGTTGTCATGGAGCCATcgagagagagaaagttttCCCCGGTTTGGGAACACTTCAATCTCATCTCTGCCAACAAGGTAAGTACGATGTATTACAGATAAAATCGGATGTGCAAAAACATTAACGCTGATGTTTTCTTTATAAGGTGAAGTGCAGGTTGTGTTCGAAAGAGCTCagatacaacaacaacacttcatCTATGTTGAGGCACTATTGGGCCCTGCATGAGACGAAGGAGACCGGTTCTGAGCAGCCCAGCATCGGTGAACGAAATAAAAATAGTCTTTAATCATTGGAATTGCTTTTAACAATGATAACTTCAATAGCGTTGGTGGGAGTATTGGGATGAGTTGGCGCAGCGGTAAATGCGACTGCGTTAAAGTGCGGAAGTTAAGGTTTCGAGTCCCGTTCGAGGCGTTTGTGATTAaatgttatttgtttttcccacaCCATAGTGAGTCAGTGGTGTTGTTAAAATCTGATCATTTGTTTTCTAAATCAGTGCATTTTTGTGTTGTCAGATGATAGGAGTGGTGTGGACGATGCTTTGGTTGACATGGTCATCCTTGACTCTCAGCCCTTCTCCTTTGTGGAGGACAAGGGGTTCAAGAAGCTTGTTGCTGCTTTGAACCCTGGCTATGTCCTTCCTACCAGACAGGTACGAAGCTGTGGTCATGGGAAGAAAAGGTCATATTTGGTGtttaaaactgtgttttcatgtgcttaGGCTTTGAAAGCCATGGTGGAGAAGCGGTATGAGGAGCTCAAAGAGAAGGCCAAAGTGTTGGTGTCAACTGCTTCAGCAGTTAGTCTCACATCAGACATGTGGACGTCCATCAACACGAATGCCTATCTTGCTGTGACTGGGCATTTCATTGACACTAGCACAACGTTGCAAACGGTTGTGCTGGGAGTCGTTCATTTTCCACAGTCCCATACAGCGGAAAATTTGGCCCAGGTGAAGTCCAGGCTCATGTTGGAGTGGGGCATCACCGACAGAGTCACTTGTTTAGTGACTGATGGCGCACCAAATATGGGGGCCTGCAGCCGGCACCTTCAATTGCGTCACACAAATTGTGTGGCGCATACATTGAACCTCTTTATTAAAAAGGCTATTGAGCAAAATCCTGTGCTGTCCAAAATCCACATTGATGCAAGGAGGCTAGTGGGATATTTTAAGAGTAGCACAACTGCGAAGGTGAGATCCTtcatttcaccacagtgttaCTGATTGTATTTTGCTATAATCACACATTCATGACAAATCTTACAGGAGCGGCTGAGCCAAATGCAAGTTCACATGGGCCAA includes:
- the LOC128755028 gene encoding zinc finger BED domain-containing protein 4-like, which gives rise to MEPSRERKFSPVWEHFNLISANKVKCRLCSKELRYNNNTSSMLRHYWALHETKETGSEQPSIDDRSGVDDALVDMVILDSQPFSFVEDKGFKKLVAALNPGYVLPTRQALKAMVEKRYEELKEKAKVLVSTASAVSLTSDMWTSINTNAYLAVTGHFIDTSTTLQTVVLGVVHFPQSHTAENLAQVKSRLMLEWGITDRVTCLVTDGAPNMGACSRHLQLRHTNCVAHTLNLFIKKAIEQNPVLSKIHIDARRLVGYFKSSTTAKERLSQMQVHMGQTTLKLVQEVDTRWNSTFHMLQRLHDMKEPVAAALAGLRTEIAPLTMEQL